One Natronococcus sp. CG52 DNA window includes the following coding sequences:
- a CDS encoding DUF6653 family protein: MSDMNAEFRETVWARHSNPKSGWSRLAGGFVIVAALYHRKWRLMALTILFLAINPVLFREPSEESDDWMYKVVRAEERWTNDGNRLIGLGYPQILNTVSIPVGLYGLCAAYKQKPISTVVFSLVSQALNQWCMKEIIDYYEKVDSH; this comes from the coding sequence ATGAGTGATATGAACGCGGAATTCCGGGAGACGGTGTGGGCGCGTCACTCCAACCCGAAGAGCGGCTGGAGTCGATTAGCCGGAGGGTTCGTGATCGTCGCCGCACTCTACCATCGCAAATGGCGGCTGATGGCGCTCACGATTCTATTCTTGGCGATCAATCCGGTGTTGTTTCGCGAACCCTCCGAAGAGTCGGACGATTGGATGTACAAGGTCGTGCGGGCCGAAGAACGCTGGACGAACGACGGAAATCGTCTCATCGGTCTCGGCTATCCGCAGATTCTTAACACGGTGAGCATTCCGGTCGGACTCTACGGGCTCTGTGCTGCGTATAAGCAGAAGCCGATCTCGACGGTGGTTTTCTCACTCGTGTCACAGGCACTCAACCAGTGGTGTATGAAGGAGATCATCGACTACTACGAAAAAGTCGATTCACACTAG
- a CDS encoding putative glycolipid-binding domain-containing protein gives MNRDVFWSSVAEVGIESLHLIEDSAGVAAESVVIGSVDGTTFRLRYEVECDRQYHVQRVNVATLGRESESITLRADGEGKWTDGQGEEVSTLNGCIDVDISATPFSNTLPIRRLELDQNESAEVQIAYIAVPELRVEAASQRYTCLDPIDENGGRYRYESISSGFTAELPVDSDGLVMDYPGLFDRFSPS, from the coding sequence ATGAATCGAGACGTATTCTGGTCATCGGTTGCCGAGGTTGGGATAGAATCTCTACATCTCATCGAAGATTCAGCAGGTGTCGCTGCTGAGAGTGTCGTCATCGGTTCGGTCGATGGTACAACGTTTCGCCTTCGCTACGAAGTTGAGTGCGACCGCCAATATCACGTTCAGCGAGTGAACGTTGCCACCCTCGGCCGGGAATCAGAATCGATAACACTTCGGGCCGATGGGGAAGGCAAATGGACTGATGGTCAAGGAGAGGAGGTATCGACACTGAATGGATGCATCGACGTGGATATTTCAGCAACACCGTTCAGTAATACACTACCAATTCGACGTTTGGAACTCGACCAGAACGAGTCAGCCGAGGTGCAGATTGCATATATTGCAGTGCCCGAATTACGTGTTGAGGCTGCCTCTCAGAGGTACACCTGCCTCGATCCAATCGACGAGAATGGCGGACGGTATCGTTATGAAAGCATATCCAGTGGCTTCACGGCCGAGTTGCCGGTTGACTCGGATGGACTCGTCATGGATTATCCAGGATTGTTTGACCGATTTTCACCCTCATAA
- a CDS encoding dihydrofolate reductase family protein yields the protein MSDTHPDETSGTLVVGTFLTLDGVMQAPGGPDEDRDDGFGHGGWLVNYSDEKMGEILDSQFAEADALLLGRKTYEIFASYWPNVDTENDFLATKLNSMPKYVASRTLDAAEWNDSTLLSSDITKAVENLKKECRDTILVQGSANLIQTLLAYDLVDEFWLWVFPLVLGEGKRLFGDGTVPANLELTAAETSSTGVQMLRYDRAGEIEYGLVGSDDGAE from the coding sequence ATGAGCGATACCCACCCAGACGAAACAAGCGGTACGCTCGTTGTGGGAACGTTTCTTACCCTCGATGGCGTGATGCAGGCACCGGGTGGTCCTGACGAGGACCGTGACGATGGCTTCGGACATGGTGGGTGGTTGGTCAACTACTCGGATGAGAAGATGGGCGAGATTCTGGATAGCCAATTCGCCGAGGCCGATGCACTACTGCTCGGCAGGAAGACGTACGAGATCTTCGCCTCATACTGGCCCAACGTCGATACGGAGAACGATTTCTTGGCGACGAAACTGAACAGCATGCCCAAGTACGTCGCCTCCAGAACCCTCGACGCGGCGGAGTGGAACGACTCGACGCTTCTCTCGAGCGACATCACAAAGGCCGTCGAGAACCTCAAGAAGGAATGCAGGGACACCATCCTGGTGCAGGGGAGCGCGAACCTGATCCAGACGCTGCTCGCATACGACCTCGTCGACGAGTTCTGGCTTTGGGTCTTCCCGCTGGTCCTGGGCGAGGGGAAGCGCTTGTTCGGGGACGGAACCGTCCCCGCGAACCTCGAGCTGACGGCCGCCGAGACGTCGAGCACCGGGGTCCAGATGCTCCGATACGACCGAGCAGGGGAGATTGAGTACGGTTTGGTCGGGTCGGATGATGGGGCGGAGTGA
- a CDS encoding PAS domain S-box protein — MGSPGPTQDVTRDAIREFFSQTSKQSTPFFTEEIAEALECSPHGARSRLEDLVERGEIRTKRGDGSSRVWWKPQEDLSSSQQPGEEQFRAFVSAVQDYAIFLLDPDGNIASWNDGAKRIKGYSRDEILGEHFSAFYTDEDIANGVPEQNLEGAVTAGQIEDEGWRVQADGSRFWANVTITAIQDDEGELQGFTKVTRDMTERREYEQQLEVQAERLERQRDDLKEELDDVFERVDDAFYALDEELQFEYVNDHAEMYFDTPAGELLGRTPWEAIDVDEDDPLFEKYETALETQEPMSFERYSEPLGIWEIVRVYPSESGLSVYFRDITERKEREWQLERTHDLLERAERIADLGGWEIDPDTHEVFWTEHLFDIIGFSSDEEPPLVDALDVYHDEDRPIVESALEEAFEHGESFDIESRFETPSGEVRWLRVIGDPDVEDGNVVSLRGAVQDITERKERERKLQESNDRLEQFAYAASHDLQEPLRMVSSYLQLLENRYTDELDEDGEEFIEFAVDGAERMREMINGLLEYSRVETQGEPFEPVDLNAVLEDVLADLQFQIQEHDAEITIEELPMIKGDVSQLRQLFQNLLENAIEYSGDESPRVDVSATRSGDKWTVSVTDEGIGIDPEDQERIFEVFQRLHTEDEHVGTGIGLALCKRIVERHGVEIGVDSTLGEGATFWFTLQNPDDESSVRRT; from the coding sequence GTGGGATCTCCGGGACCAACACAGGACGTAACCAGAGACGCCATCCGGGAGTTCTTCAGCCAAACATCTAAGCAATCAACGCCGTTCTTTACTGAAGAGATCGCAGAGGCGCTTGAGTGCTCCCCACACGGCGCGCGAAGCCGACTGGAAGACCTCGTCGAACGAGGGGAGATCCGAACCAAGCGAGGAGACGGTTCGAGCAGGGTTTGGTGGAAACCCCAGGAAGATCTATCGAGTAGCCAGCAGCCCGGCGAAGAGCAGTTCCGCGCCTTCGTGAGTGCTGTCCAGGATTACGCCATCTTCTTGCTCGATCCCGACGGCAATATCGCGAGCTGGAACGACGGGGCCAAACGGATTAAGGGCTACTCGAGAGACGAAATCCTTGGCGAACACTTTTCGGCGTTTTACACCGACGAGGACATCGCCAACGGCGTGCCGGAGCAGAACCTCGAGGGGGCGGTGACTGCAGGCCAGATCGAAGACGAGGGGTGGCGGGTCCAAGCAGACGGCTCGCGGTTCTGGGCAAACGTGACGATCACCGCTATCCAGGACGACGAAGGAGAACTCCAAGGGTTCACGAAGGTCACGCGCGACATGACCGAGCGCCGCGAGTACGAGCAGCAACTCGAGGTACAGGCCGAGCGATTGGAACGCCAGCGCGACGATCTGAAGGAAGAGCTCGACGACGTATTTGAGCGGGTCGACGACGCCTTCTATGCACTGGACGAGGAGCTCCAGTTCGAGTACGTTAACGACCACGCGGAGATGTACTTCGACACGCCGGCCGGTGAACTCCTGGGACGGACTCCCTGGGAGGCCATCGACGTCGACGAGGATGACCCGCTCTTCGAGAAATACGAAACTGCGCTAGAAACCCAGGAGCCGATGAGCTTTGAGCGCTATTCGGAACCCCTGGGCATATGGGAGATCGTCCGCGTCTACCCGTCGGAATCAGGTCTGTCGGTGTACTTCAGGGACATCACCGAGCGCAAGGAACGTGAATGGCAGCTCGAGCGGACGCACGACCTGCTGGAGCGAGCGGAACGTATAGCGGACCTTGGCGGGTGGGAGATCGATCCAGACACGCACGAAGTGTTCTGGACTGAACACCTTTTCGATATCATAGGATTCTCCAGCGACGAAGAGCCACCACTAGTCGACGCACTCGACGTCTATCACGACGAGGACCGGCCGATCGTCGAAAGTGCGCTCGAGGAAGCCTTCGAACACGGCGAGTCGTTCGACATCGAGAGTCGTTTCGAAACACCCAGCGGTGAGGTGCGCTGGCTCCGCGTCATCGGTGACCCCGACGTCGAAGATGGAAATGTCGTGTCGCTCCGCGGGGCAGTCCAGGACATCACCGAGCGGAAGGAACGCGAGCGCAAGCTCCAGGAGTCCAACGATCGGCTCGAACAGTTCGCGTACGCCGCGTCTCACGACCTTCAGGAGCCGTTGCGCATGGTGTCGAGTTACCTCCAGCTTCTCGAGAATCGATATACCGACGAACTCGACGAAGACGGCGAGGAATTTATCGAGTTCGCCGTCGACGGCGCAGAGCGGATGCGCGAGATGATCAACGGACTGCTCGAGTACTCCCGCGTCGAGACACAGGGAGAACCGTTTGAGCCAGTGGACTTAAACGCCGTCCTGGAGGACGTGCTGGCCGACCTCCAGTTCCAGATCCAGGAGCACGATGCCGAGATCACGATCGAGGAGCTCCCGATGATCAAGGGCGACGTCAGTCAACTACGCCAGTTATTCCAGAACCTGCTCGAGAACGCCATCGAGTACAGCGGCGACGAGTCGCCACGCGTCGACGTCTCGGCCACGCGGTCCGGTGACAAGTGGACCGTGTCGGTTACCGACGAGGGCATCGGCATCGATCCCGAGGACCAAGAGCGCATCTTCGAGGTGTTCCAACGACTCCACACGGAGGACGAACACGTCGGAACGGGGATCGGCCTGGCGCTGTGCAAGCGAATCGTCGAGCGCCACGGGGTCGAGATTGGGGTCGACTCGACGCTGGGTGAAGGGGCGACATTCTGGTTTACGCTCCAGAATCCCGACGACGAATCGTCGGTTCGAAGAACCTGA
- a CDS encoding MEDS domain-containing protein, translating to MRINLVHASDGNTIFNRVAQHIRSMSQPVQEENQRSLSSVKHGLEALRQSPAFNGPVEPLNDHEHTNDHLALIYESRDEQFAAAIPYIRQGLERGERCVYITNENSRETVIEAMRDGGIDVEGALESSALSIHDEQETYLRNGSFEAEDTLSFLDDAIAEAAEEYEALRVTGEMAFILDDNAPVDDLVRCESKANYLFEDVDGMALCQYNKDRFSPEVIRDVINTHPHLVHDNRVSHNSYYTPPSEFLGPERPAREVERMMGTLCEQTDAKAELADRQEFLREQNDIIANSDQTFEEKLQALFEMGCERFDLELGALAQVDTEDDWFEVEYISADHEHFEPGVELPLSETYCTAATEIKAAGSVSDPHKEGYDDITVYQEFGIRAYLGTYIGIAGGADRTFFFVTSEPREEDFSDDEYAFLESMGQWVQYELERQQREQELYERTEHLSALVETTPECIKTVAPDGTLLQMNPAGLDMVEADSKADVTGECVYNLIAPEHRERFREFNERICQGENGTLEFDIIGLDGTRRHMETHAAPLHRPDGRYVQVALTRDITEQVEREAELERAIDQLQQSNNRLQQFAYAASHDLQEPLRMISTYLQLLENRYKDELDEDAKDFIDFAVGGADRMREMVDDLLAFSRIEQSDGEFEPVEGDAIIDWVTDDLQLRIEENDAEIVTESLPTVIADSEQLEQLFNNLISNAIKYNNSDTPRAEITAEERADHWEFSVADNGIGINSDQTDRIFEVFKRLHNDDEYPGTGIGLSLCQEIVENHGGKIGVDSELGEGSTFFFTLAKQSTD from the coding sequence ATGAGGATCAACCTCGTGCATGCTAGTGATGGTAACACCATTTTTAACCGTGTCGCGCAACATATTCGTTCAATGAGCCAACCGGTCCAAGAGGAAAATCAACGCAGTCTGTCGAGTGTTAAACATGGCCTTGAAGCACTGCGACAAAGCCCAGCGTTCAATGGGCCCGTCGAACCCCTCAACGACCACGAACATACCAACGACCATCTTGCTCTCATCTACGAGAGCCGCGACGAACAGTTCGCGGCAGCCATTCCCTACATTCGCCAAGGTCTCGAGCGGGGCGAGCGGTGCGTATACATCACGAACGAGAACTCACGAGAAACAGTCATCGAGGCGATGCGGGACGGCGGCATTGACGTGGAAGGTGCCCTTGAATCGAGTGCCCTGTCGATTCACGACGAACAAGAAACCTATCTTCGGAACGGGTCATTTGAGGCAGAGGATACGCTTTCGTTTCTGGATGATGCTATTGCTGAGGCCGCTGAAGAGTACGAAGCACTCCGGGTAACCGGCGAGATGGCCTTTATTTTGGATGACAATGCTCCCGTCGATGATCTCGTGAGGTGCGAGAGCAAGGCCAATTATCTCTTTGAAGACGTAGACGGGATGGCACTCTGTCAGTACAATAAGGACCGGTTCTCGCCAGAAGTCATCCGCGATGTCATCAATACTCACCCACACCTCGTCCATGACAACAGAGTGAGTCACAACTCCTACTACACACCTCCTTCGGAGTTTCTCGGCCCCGAGCGGCCCGCTCGCGAGGTTGAGCGGATGATGGGAACGCTTTGCGAACAGACTGACGCGAAAGCGGAACTGGCGGACCGCCAGGAGTTTCTCCGCGAGCAAAACGATATTATTGCCAATTCAGACCAGACGTTTGAGGAGAAGCTCCAAGCGTTGTTTGAGATGGGCTGCGAGCGGTTCGACCTCGAACTTGGAGCGTTGGCTCAGGTCGATACGGAGGACGACTGGTTCGAAGTCGAGTACATCAGCGCCGATCACGAGCATTTCGAGCCCGGTGTGGAACTACCGCTATCAGAAACCTACTGCACTGCTGCGACCGAAATCAAGGCAGCTGGAAGCGTTTCAGACCCTCACAAAGAAGGATACGACGACATCACCGTCTATCAGGAGTTCGGCATTCGAGCATATTTGGGGACCTACATCGGAATTGCCGGCGGTGCTGACCGGACGTTCTTCTTCGTCACGTCCGAACCGAGGGAGGAAGACTTCTCAGACGACGAATATGCATTTCTTGAGTCGATGGGACAGTGGGTGCAGTACGAACTTGAGCGCCAACAGCGAGAGCAGGAATTGTACGAACGCACCGAGCATCTGAGTGCGCTCGTTGAAACCACACCCGAATGCATCAAGACCGTTGCTCCCGATGGGACCTTGCTCCAAATGAACCCCGCTGGGCTGGACATGGTGGAAGCCGATTCAAAAGCGGACGTAACCGGTGAGTGCGTCTACAACCTAATCGCCCCCGAGCACCGCGAGCGATTCCGCGAGTTCAATGAGCGGATCTGTCAGGGTGAGAATGGGACGTTGGAGTTCGACATCATCGGGCTGGATGGCACGCGCCGTCACATGGAAACGCATGCGGCGCCGCTTCATCGTCCCGACGGAAGGTACGTGCAAGTTGCGCTGACGCGTGACATCACCGAACAGGTTGAGCGTGAAGCGGAACTCGAAAGAGCCATCGACCAACTCCAACAATCGAACAATCGGCTCCAACAGTTTGCCTATGCCGCCTCACATGATCTACAGGAACCGTTGCGAATGATCTCCACCTATCTCCAACTTCTTGAGAACCGATACAAAGACGAACTCGACGAGGACGCGAAAGACTTCATTGACTTTGCGGTCGGGGGAGCCGATCGGATGCGCGAGATGGTTGACGATCTCCTCGCGTTTTCACGGATCGAACAATCGGATGGGGAGTTTGAACCAGTCGAGGGTGACGCCATTATTGATTGGGTCACAGACGATCTTCAACTGCGAATTGAGGAAAACGACGCGGAGATCGTCACTGAATCACTTCCGACTGTAATAGCCGATAGTGAGCAGCTTGAGCAACTATTCAACAATCTCATCTCAAACGCCATCAAATACAACAACTCGGATACACCGCGTGCCGAAATAACAGCCGAAGAGCGGGCCGATCATTGGGAGTTCTCTGTCGCCGATAATGGCATTGGCATTAATTCGGATCAGACTGATCGGATTTTCGAGGTTTTCAAACGACTCCACAACGATGATGAGTATCCGGGAACCGGCATTGGCCTCTCATTGTGCCAGGAGATCGTTGAGAATCATGGTGGGAAGATTGGGGTTGATTCTGAACTTGGTGAAGGATCGACCTTTTTCTTTACACTCGCAAAACAATCTACGGACTAA
- a CDS encoding HVO_A0114 family putative DNA-binding protein gives MTKTEQGDLCIDVVCNDTEAGRSNMSVEISAEKKRSLMARVLAKEGFDDVYVLDADSAAEVLTPKRREILDRLSDGDIRSVRSLAEDLGRDKGSVSRDLELLASHDLVTFEQEGKRKVPKQKHETVVVEPIL, from the coding sequence ATGACCAAAACCGAGCAAGGAGATTTATGTATTGATGTTGTATGCAACGATACGGAAGCTGGTAGATCCAACATGTCTGTGGAAATCTCAGCAGAAAAGAAGCGATCACTGATGGCTCGAGTGCTCGCAAAAGAGGGGTTTGACGATGTGTACGTGCTTGATGCCGATAGCGCAGCAGAGGTCTTGACTCCGAAGCGGCGCGAGATTCTGGATCGACTTTCTGATGGCGACATCCGTTCTGTCCGCTCGCTCGCAGAAGACCTCGGTCGTGACAAGGGTTCGGTAAGCCGAGATCTCGAACTGCTCGCAAGCCACGATCTCGTCACCTTCGAGCAGGAGGGAAAGCGGAAGGTCCCTAAACAGAAGCACGAAACCGTCGTTGTCGAGCCTATCCTGTAG
- a CDS encoding DUF7718 family protein, giving the protein MAQEYEYKLGSFRGYEFSLRVSASPSLDDVDDFAVTVYYSLSTGESKVIARVDNAHGFVHFDRLYRRDQPKDPVDWSWDEAETELVEN; this is encoded by the coding sequence ATGGCACAGGAATACGAGTACAAACTTGGGTCATTTCGTGGCTATGAGTTTTCACTTCGGGTCAGTGCGTCTCCGTCTCTTGATGATGTCGACGACTTTGCTGTGACAGTCTACTATTCTCTTTCGACAGGAGAAAGCAAAGTTATCGCTCGAGTCGATAACGCGCATGGATTTGTTCACTTTGACCGTCTCTACCGCCGTGATCAACCCAAAGACCCTGTTGACTGGAGTTGGGACGAAGCTGAGACTGAACTTGTAGAGAACTGA
- a CDS encoding DUF7344 domain-containing protein, with protein MNESPIEFDTVLDLCRDQHRRIVLAVLAEEKRSLTVNDLTKTILKYNHQTPVTEVSEEILTEIRLSLDRVHIPKLESVGVIEYDPERQHAKPADRFDQLQPYLSAIVDLDLTLEEPIEL; from the coding sequence ATGAATGAAAGTCCCATTGAATTCGATACAGTGCTTGACCTCTGTCGAGACCAACACCGTCGAATTGTTCTTGCGGTACTCGCAGAAGAGAAGCGCTCGTTAACAGTGAACGACCTCACGAAGACGATTCTCAAATATAACCATCAGACGCCAGTTACAGAGGTTTCTGAAGAGATACTAACAGAAATCCGACTCTCGTTGGACCGCGTGCATATCCCAAAGTTGGAATCAGTAGGAGTCATTGAGTACGATCCGGAGCGGCAACACGCAAAACCGGCGGACCGATTCGATCAGTTGCAGCCATATCTGTCTGCGATCGTTGATCTCGATCTCACTCTCGAAGAGCCCATTGAGCTGTGA